The Festucalex cinctus isolate MCC-2025b chromosome 16, RoL_Fcin_1.0, whole genome shotgun sequence sequence CACGACCTTGGCGGCGACAAGGACCGCCCCGCTACGGACGGGGCGTACGCGCGCTCCTTCGCGGCGGAGGTGGAGCGCGTCTTTTCCCTGGTGATGATCACCGAGCATTTCGACGAGTCTCTGGTTCTCCTGCGCCACCTCCTCTCCTGGGACCCGGAGGACATCGTCTACGTCAAGTTCAACATGCGCACGCCGGGCTCCAAACGCCGCCTGACCCCGAGCCTCGCCGGCAAGATCCGCGCGTGGAACTGGATCGATGCGCACCTGTACGATCACTTCAACGCCTCCCTGTGGCGCCGGTTGTCGGCCCTGGGCTCCGCCTGCGTGGAGCGGGAGGTCCGCCTGCTGCACGCCGCCCAAGAGAGGCTGCTGCGGCGGTGCTTCGGTGGATGGCGGCCTCTCCTCCGCTCGGTGGGGAAGATCCGCAACAAGGACCTGCGACCCTGGCAGCCCCTCGGCCAGGTGGACATCTTGGGCTACGACCTCCCTGCCAACCTGAGCCGCAGGTCCTTGAGCTCAACGAGTGAACTCTGCCTGAAGCTGATCATGCCTGAGAACACGTACGCGAGGATTCTGATGCGCTCGCAATCTGTTCGATACCACCAGAAGCACCAGCAGACTCTTCAACCTTAGATCAGGGTTATAGGGAACCCGGGTCCTCGAGGGGCACTCACTCTCGTGCCTGTTTTccatcactgtaaaaaaaaaaaaaaaaaaaaaaaaaaagaaagataaaaaaagaaaagaaatctgctgtttttacagaaaaaaactggcagctgtggttgccagaaaaaaaaatctgtaagaAAATACAGTGCAAATGTAAGCAACTTTACAGAACAACTTGAGCTTATATAAAGGGTTGCAAGATGACcattctaccactgagccatgccaccctgTCATTCATAGGGATgacacgatatccaaacatcacgatgcaatattatcacgatataaaaactaaactaaataatctcagtctatttgtatttttaaaaaaatatataaaagcacaattactgggaaaaaaatgtaaatagcacaaggtcatgctgttgaattattttgtttcgtAAAAGCGTCTTGAGTGCTTTctgtcattttgtgttgatcttttttttgtgtgttgatcaggggcagatataagttttacttctttctgtcccctttcaatttcttttatgtatttatttatttatttatgtatttatttatttatttatttatttatttattttaaagaatgacataaaaaaatgaattgaattgaaccaCATCTTATAAATAGATTTAGTTTAACCTTTATATTCATATGGTTTTTACTATCTATCTAAATATTTGTaatataaatttgtaaaatgCACGTTTCTTTTGGCATAAACAAAATGTACCAAAAGTGTTATTCTAACactactatgatgtcattttaaccCTATCCcaatgtttattttctttaacaATTGATCTGTGTTTAAATTAGAGTCATTTGTGAATTCtcccaaaaatgtgattttcattttcttattgTCAAATCAACAGTTGTGTTTGGTTCAGTTTTACAACATATTAATGTAAATTACACAATGCTTCAGGTttttcctatttatttatttatttatttatttatttatttatttattgaagtcACAATTTTACAGAAATTCACTGTTAATTCTAcagacgttttattttatttatttatttatgtatttatgtatttatttattttaacaatataTCTCCCTCCACCAGCACACCTAACTGGATGAACCGGACCGTAATAAGGCTTCACCTAATGAGCTGATTATtagagtcagctgtgttggaggagggagtcATGGAAAACAGGCAAGACGGTGTAGCTCTCCAGGACCAGGGTTCCCAATTCCTGCCTTTAGATGCATGACCTACAATTACTGAGACTTTTCCATGAATGGGGTAAAAAATGACCCAAATTccaataaatgtgttttatgcTATAAACTTGAACAAGTGTCTCATTTTAGTTCAAAGGTGatgatttttattatattttgctCAACCAAACAATTATTACATGTTCAGATTTTTTGCTGATTGCTGTTTTTATGTGCTTTTTTTGGTTTACtcgatgaaaatataaaataagttGGTTGGtacacaaaacacacatcaTTGAGTAATCAGTAACAGGCCTATAGGCCAGCAGCTTCAGGATTTGTTCTCTCCATGGTCTAAGAGTTGGCGCTTGACCGATACTTATAGGCCTACTATGGGGGCTGAGTTATATTTTAgaatatcaaaaaaataaataaataaataaatgctgtagGGCCTTAGGTGGGGCTACACGCCTGGATATTTGCAGTATgacatttgtctgtttttctaTTCGTTATTCGCTACGgcgttaattattattattattattattattattattattattattagcatcatcatcatcatcatcatcatcattgcttgAGCTAGTTAGCTCTCGAACACTGCTCTGAATATATAACTGGCTAGCCAATCGGACAAGACTtttggcttcaacggcttgcacgggcttGTATGGGCTAAGTATCAGCCATCCAGTcacatattcagatcagtgctcTCGACTCTCAGTTGCGACCCGGAAGTTAAATACCCACGCTGAATGTAGTTACTCCAGTCACCCACAGGAGGGAAGTATTGCATCGTATCTCAGTTTCTTTTCCGTTTCCCTCGAAACTTTCACCACGACTTTGATTGACCACCCATTCGGATTCTCAACGATTCttcttggggtttttttgtgggttttttcaACTATAGTCCTTTGGCGGGTTTAATAATGATGCGCGTCTTATTGTTTTGTCACATTTATTGATCAATTTCAAACGAGCCGAAACCCAGATATATCAAACTAGGGGCCACAaacaaagtttttatttttcttcgaaCAAAAAGTGTATTGCTATAGAAAACGTCCTTCAGTCCCCGCTACTCAGTCAGGActctaaaaaatttttttgttaccTCCCCAAAAAGCTCACGTTTGGTGTTCTTCCTGCTCATGTCCACCAGGTGGTGCCACAGCATCCCTTTACCGCGGAGAATCCAAACAAAACTCGATCCGAAAAGCTGATAAAAGCATTTCAACGAACTTGAGCGGCAGTTTGAATGATCCATCATATTTTTAGTTCTCTATCCATCACTGAATCCAAAACAGGTCACACTTGAATGTTTTGAATGTGACATTTGCCTCCCGAAATCCAAGTTGACCCCATATCACATCAGGACATTGAGACAAACATAGTTAGGTGTTACAATGTGTGTGGTGCATTTGCTTCTAAATGAGGCAACATTGAGTTCAAGAATTCAACAAAGCGCCTTTATTAGAACAGTACAGCAGATGTAAAGGTCtctgaagcaaaacaaacactcCCATCACATCGCAAAAGTGCGCATCAAACATACAATGTGCTGCCCCATTCACAATAAATTAATAGAAGGTAAACACAATAAAATCCATCATGAGAAAAGCAAACAGATATTTGAAGACACTGCAATCATTAACGGATGTCAAAAACACATTCATCAAAAATCAATGAAACAATACAACTTATGTGATATGAGGATAGATTTGGTTGAATTACTTgcattatttacttatttaacttttaatgaTGGCGTTATTTGGTTCTGCTCTCATTCCGACtaaaaggcatttaaaaataactgaCGGAACAGAgagaaaataaatgactgaaaatGGCTACATATTAAGAATATTATTTCATATCACCTTAGATTTGGTTTCAAGTGCAAACATTCGCACGAGATCTGAGTTGAGCACACGGCAAAACGTGAAAAAATGTTTCTGTTTgcaggtgggagaaaaaaaaacatgatggaGACCTTTTCAACGCTTCTTCTtgcatatttaataaaataagaataagaGTTCCATTGTAGCACCCCATCCTCACCAACACAGcctcattttttgtttattttaatatatatatatatatatatatatatatatatatatatatatatatatatatatatatatatatatatatatatatatatatatatattatttatttcatacaaatctATAACCCAAATTTATAAATCTTATTTacatgaaaaagttttttttattttttttattttttttttaaacctctttaaaagtgacaccccGTACAAGCCCCTTGTAACCTTCACAATCAAGGAAGATattcaagtattttttattttttttatatgaatgcTCTTAGGTTtgaattacaagaaaaaaaaaaaaccgcattCAAATAAAATCTCACCctccccccaatttttttttaaatagaaaaatgCTGCTTCCTTTGCAATATAAACGAGGAAAATCTCCAAGAGGAAATGGATGGTTAATGTCCAGAGGTACCAGCTTAGCAGTTAGTCAACCTCTCCGAAAAGTGGCTCTCGAGTAGAATGCGTCAGTGTTGAAATGGCGCCCCGTGTGAGGCCGTCCCGCGACATGACAAGCCACATTGTCGTCCTCCTGGAAGGGGCGGACCAGCGAGGAGCCTTTCGCGTCATTATTAAGAAGCGCCGGCTCCCTGTGGTAAGGTGTTTGTGAACACGCGTGCGTGCGTTAGCATGCGTGCGTTAGCGCATGTTACAGCATTCTGTCGTCGGTGCAACCCGCTCCGGCCGTGTAGCGAAACTCCTGCAGATTGGAGACGCCGTGGAAGTGAACAAAAGCGCCCGCCACCACCAAGATGTGGAACAACTGGTGAGAGTGGAACTGCAACACAAAGTGGAACACGTTACTTAAGCCTGAACTACATATAGacggatgtttgtttgttttttctctttccaAGGCTGATACCGTTGACGATTATTAGTAATCAATAACTGATATTTGAagttcagggagctcccaaggtTATTTATCAGtgtgtcttaaaaagttaaatggaaacttaagCAAGTAAATACCATAACTCTCCATAGTTTTCTacagtcaatatttttttattttatccccaaaatgtaaaaaaaaaaatatctaaaatcttaaactttcacatttatttgttttaatttcgaacaaaaacaaatggttctGAAGATTCCCAGGGTCAGAAGCATCTCTTATAATAgtgaactgaaaatttaaataaattgttttagaTATACCTCATATCGGCTGTCAAATTTGATAATGATATTTGTCGAAATGGCTAATATCGGCGCTGATTAGATTATCAGTCTATCTctagcctgaaccatgaaataatgagagaaaatttggattatttttaaatagtaatttaaatacaattttaaatagttagtaatattttcaattataaaagtatttaaaaaatattttcaatatttattgCATCATTTGTCcttttgaaaaatttattttattttattttttgaaaatcaacttccacatctgACTTTTGtgccatatttgatacatccggtcacaatgcttttcaaatcgtacatttataactctcaaaaattaataataataaacagacaaaacaaacatattagtatttccaaaaattacAAAGACCATTTCCCACCATtaataagtagggatgtaacgatatccaaacatcacgttcccatattatcatgatattgtgatacCAAAATACgaagaaacccccccccccccccaaaaaaaaaccgtatactaaaaaaaccccaaaaacaatattgtgcttttgtacatcacTGCAATGAATAAtagtataaatataatatagtataaatattataaatatataaaatctaATATAATATAGATATAttaaggcacttacttgctaatgcaggcACACACTGAGTTCCACACATgttgacttggttcacaagcaaattatgttTGATCATTaacgtgtattttaaacatagaagggccaaaacatgccttgtgaaaattaaactgcactaaaaaactagccaccagaaggtgctagaactgcacaaatggaaatcatcatgagattgtattttttttttaacagatgtgctgcttttaatatcgtgacatgacgacaacgatatattgtggcagttttaattagtgttgttccgataccgttttttggaccctgataccgattctgatacccagctttgcagtatcgaccgataccgataccataccgataactaaggtttttttccctcaacatgaaaaagttgtcctgccattggttcagagcattcatgggccaataggatatcttagatcagcatacagtgagcatgtcacatatcagtgaatgttgtgcacgagcaagacacaagattctgaatccaaaatcctatattagcatttgaattcatggcatcggcatgttacttgtgagtagtcaccaataccgataccactgttttaatgcagtattgatattggaacaacactagttttaatatcgcgatatcacaatattgccgttatcgttacttCCCTATTAATAAGTAGAGGTGTCTCTCGTTTTTTTCAATTGGGgtgatcttgcaaggtcgctggaaaagtcatcagctgggtgattactgccctctaatggattatccgtgcaatgcacgtgtcagatcatatacgtcagggttgtaatgggggaaaaaaaaaacatatgataCTCATTGAATAGAGGACTCAAAGTGTCTTCTATTGAATATGATACGTTTGGAATTGTGTGCACTTGTGTGAGACGTACCCAGATGTCGCACTTGCCGGGGAAGAACCTCTCCGGGATGCGAGCGGCGTACAGGCACGCTCCGGTGATGTAAAGCGTGGCCATGAGGAAAAGCCAGCCCATCTGTCCGATAGTGGTGGCCCTGATGAGACCCTCGCTGATGACGAAGTGAAGGGTGGGCACCACGCCGCTCAACCCCAAGCCCACAAATACACCTGGAGCCAGAAAGACACACAGTCAGCCGGGTGCATGCGGCGAGGAGGGAAAAGGATGGCGAGACGTGTGCGCGCTAACCTGCGCGCACCCCCCGGTACTGCGGCGTGGCGAAGAAGTCGCACTGGGACACAGTGATGGCGGCCAGGCCCAGCACGCACACCACCAGCAGGTAGATGAAGCACGGTTGCGGGGAGCAGTAGAAGGAGTAGTAGAGCCACGGCACGAACGAACCCATAATCAGGAAGGCGATGCCGCTATAGTCCAGCCTGTTCAATGCAAGTCAgcagatatttattttatttatttttctcaaaaaacCTCTTATGTAGCTTTTGCAACCACTTAGAAAgctgttattattattccacCTTCTTAGACTTACTTTCTTAACTCTTTAACCACCAAAAATGTCATATGCCATATGAACGTATGCCGCCATGAacggtaaatgacgtcaactacaattttttttttttttttttttttttttttaaatcaatgggcagtgcaatgtctaagtgcagcgcttcCTGGTCAATTGTGAAACCGAAAACAGCCACTAACATTGTATCTCTTTGCCATGGGCTGCCAGTGTtgggaattacaatgaaacatgacggaatctgatgaaatagaatgttgtcaaggatgacgtgaatgatcaaaccaTTTGTCACATGAAatataattcacagagcgtcactaaacaaaaaaatattagtgtcaaagtcactgttgtggagaaaatgtatcttttaacAAAAACGCTCGTTTTCTCCGTatgttttcaattttcgctcaatgtcactcaaattacctattttcaaatggtgattactaaagaacggaataaggtagaaacatactttttttcttcctaattaaagaatgaaatgcggtctttcatgtggtacccacattgtatatgtagtaaaagaacacaatattctgtttgccttgaaagatgagttaaaatgctcaaaatgtgtttttttgtttgtttgtttttttgggataatgtgtggcagtaaaagagtttcaAAGGGCTGGACGATTAACCAAaattttaattgtgatttcagtTGTGGCTTCTCTCGATCATTAAAAAGTAAAGATCGAAGAAAAATGATTAACACGTGCTATTCGTGTCGTTTGTggctgtggatacagagaccacactaatccattatttatacaactaaaaaaatttaaatttaatgaatttatgGAATTTAACCGTCTCAACATAATGTtgaaagcccatcatgaaagcttaccagttaatatacaaattaaataaaaaataaagagagagtataaattaagaggaacagatattttctctaaaactaaatatagaacaaaacaaaaagaacaatgtatttcaactcaaggcgtcactttatggaacaatctggattgtaaaacaaaatcatcccaGTCTATCTGTATCTTTACAAACctgacaaaagctcaattactggaaaaatacatacagcacaaggacatgctgctTATTACATAGAATTGTTATATTGAAAAGCGTCTCGACCGCTCGCTGTCATttactttgtgttgattattttttgttgttgttgattactttgtgttgattactttttgttgttgttgttgttgttgttaggggCAGATAACATAAGTTTTTTCTGGCCCcttttatttctctttttttaaggaatgaaataaaaaatgaattgaaaaaataccaacacacatttccacTTGACATAGCACAAAATACAACCTCCTGAGGTCCCAGGAAGTCcccagacttgtgaaaataacaatagaaaaaataaatatgataaagaGGGTAATGTAATGCTTAAGTTTGAAAATGAAGaatttcatatatttataaGGTTATGTTATACAAGAGTGTTCAGTTAAGGCTTTGATCATAGTTTTGAGTAGTTAAGTTTTAGCACAACTGTTTGAAAATCAATGAATAATCGTTTCATTAATCCCGATATCAATCTCAATAAAAAATatctatgattattatttttccccataattgtccagccctaccaaaaaaaacaaaaaaaaaaaacaaaaaaaaacaaaaaacaaaaaaaaaaacagttctgaTGCATCTTACTTGGAGAAGACCCTGGACACGCCCTCCGAGTGGCAGTAGACGGTGTGGAAGAGCCACGAGAAGGACAGGCAGAGGATGGCACCCAGAAAGAACATGCCGATGGCCACCTTCTCCTGGACCGGCGCCACGAACGACATGTTGGGTCGGAACATGTACATCAGGCCCAGGCAGAGGAAAAACAGGCAACCTAGGGAGGCGGCAGACAGACgccaatgcaacttttttttttagcatgaagGGTCACATGATGCAAACATGGAAGCAGACCGACCGACCTAGCAGGTGTGTCCAGATGTTGCCCGTCTCCGTGTGGATCCTGAAGATGCTCCTGAAGCAGGCGCGGAAGGAAGGCATGGGCGGCCTGTGGCCGTGCAGCAGGAAGTCGTTGTCCTTCAGCCAATCGGGAAGAACGTCGTGAGGGATGACGCGCCACCGGCCCTCCCACACCTGCAGACGCAAGACGGCCATGTTGGAACGGGACTTCTGTGTGCGGTCGCAAACGCAGGACGGAGAAGAAGTGGGAGTGTATTGTTGACCTTGTGTACAAACTCCTCCATCTTCTCCATGGCGTGGTGAGCCTGCAGAAGCGGCGTCATCGCCATGAAGCCTTCGTCGCTATTCCTCTCTTCTCGGACCTCCTCTTCTCTCGCTCCCCTGGCGTCTCGCTCCTTTTTTCTCCTCTCCTCGCCGCGCGTCGGGAGGCTCTGGAAAACAAAAGGCACGTTGGTCCgagtcaaggttattttagttacactaaaactaacggaaaaaataaaattcaaaaaacaacttggtgaaggaaataaaataaaaactaaaatgctttttaaaactgaaatgaaactatattttatgtttaaaaaactaactaaaactaactataattatagcgaaactttccttcgttttagtctttggtaattaatttaatgcatgagcctttggggatgattttaaatgtgattttatatagatttattttgagatGAATCAgaaaaaggacatttgaaagtgatgtcatcttgcagcagccagTAGATAAGCacattcagatgacatcgctcccatggtggtttttaaatatcgcacacaagtaataaacattttaaaaaacaaacaaaccctaaaactaatactgaaactaactaaaactaaaataaaacaaagcatttattaaattaaactaaCCGAACCACCCTGACAACTAATTGAAACGAAgttaatttaaataacaaaactcaaaacaaaatcaaaactaactaaaatgaaaaattccaaaactataataaccctggtccgATTCATGAGTCTACTGGACACTTTCATCACACGTTGAGCCGCAACATATGTACGTACTCGGCATGTTTTTGTGAGACTTCATTAACGTCGGCACACGCGTCCCATTAAGGTGAAATATGTCGCTCATTTGCCGTTGGTGTCGCGTGTGATCTGCTGCGTTTTTGTTTTCGTACTGCGTGCTCATGAGTGCGTGTAATTGAGGCGCGCACTCTGCTCCAGTTGCTGCCAGTTGTCATTGGTCACTGTGAATAAGTGGCGTGCACGCACGTGTGGGGTCTGATAATAAGGCTGGATGTCCTCTCAAGCCATGTGGTACTTGAGTCCAGTCTGGCCATGGTACTGCCATTAAAAGCAGGGATGAAACCATTCATCAAACAACTCAAATCATTCAATTACCGGACTATagagcgcacctgattataagccacaccagtacatttctaaaggaaaaaagcattttgtacatacataggccgtacctgactataagccgcatatgcccacattgaaacatgagatattgttacatttaaagtgcatctaagTTCTGatatatttgctaaaatgctttacactcatatgaactttaagtgaactgcttttttctgatgaactgtaccagacagtgtggctgtgtttaaaatgagtcacgCCATCTGGGGCAGAAGCGGAaacgagaactttcattgcGAATGGATAATCACATACTTATTTGCAACACACTtacatccaagcagacagatGTTATTTTTAGATAATGCAGCGTTGCACTATTGCGCTTTTTCCACCCCTTAGTAGTGCAACACTATTTTTTGGAACCGGACAGGAACTAATccccaataaaaagagaggatgCAAGAGAATTGCCATAGCATCTTTGACAGCCTGTACCTGGCAACTCTGCTTTATTCGCTGCGAGTAAAAACGaataagtcttgtcttctcatccttgtgttgtcattcttatatgttttggtgtgtaaacctaacagatatttacaaagaaagagggtacacagaaagagttttcaaaggtttaataatataacttagcttttctttccaaacagtgcctgtgacgcggcagtatcacagcagcaatacggtagtaacacagcactaacagggcttcttaaaaataacatacggTTAAAAGtgactgagacttcttgtattttccatgatgagggtctgttcatgcttaTTTTATTCATACACAAAGCGCctagttacattaaacttgcgtcttcctcaacctatatattccacctgtctcacccttaccttttctgctcgagcagCCCTGGCGGccgtgagaaaaaaatgcctaaatTAGCCgtatcattgtataagccgcagggttgaaaccGTGCGACAAAAGAGTCGCAGCTTATAGTCCAGAAATTACTGTACATAAAAAGTATGGATGGTGTTCTCATGGCAGCGGTTGATGCAATTTGGCTCCGCTGATCCACACGAAATACGATCGGGCCTCAAACGGGATTCCCGAGTAACCGTTCAAGGAAGGCTTCAAGGAAACGTGCACTATCCTGAACAATGTGCTGACCATCGCGTCCCAAACACGTGGCAAAGATGGCGGAATCAAATGTCACCCAGGATGTGATGTCACGCCGCTTACCCGTGAATCAGCTCATCATGTGTGACTGTGAAGGAGTCGAGGGGTGGTGTTGCGCAATCATCTCAGCCAGAAAAACATCtgcaaaacacttttttgcTTCTTCGTGGAAATCCATTTCCAATGCAAGTCTGGAGCTGAACATGAACAGACTGCTTTTTTGTAAGGGGCACGCAGGAAGAACGAGCATGTTTTCAGGGCAATTTTACACTTACGCAACCTTATCTGCTTGAGTTATGGACAATAAATGGCACTTAAAATGCCACCTCCTTATGCAACAACAATAACGGTGTTTTAACCTGCTTGTAAATTTGGAATTTGTCACCATAATGTAGTCCTGTTTTGTGCTAACCACCACTAGATATCCAAGAGTATCAT is a genomic window containing:
- the gal3st3 gene encoding galactose-3-O-sulfotransferase 3 — protein: MRMSYKLFLALIAVTMVTLLMQYGSHWSWTRGHLYSHQAAGPKAKHTNVAFLKSHKTASSTVQNILFRFAESNGLTVALPKQECGIQFCYPKPFSASFVHPHTLPANFITSHMRFNAAQVRGVMPADARYVTIMREPAAMFESLFSYYKQHCQTFRRVPRGSLDAFLEQPLRYYRPQDKNSNYARNTLTHDLGGDKDRPATDGAYARSFAAEVERVFSLVMITEHFDESLVLLRHLLSWDPEDIVYVKFNMRTPGSKRRLTPSLAGKIRAWNWIDAHLYDHFNASLWRRLSALGSACVEREVRLLHAAQERLLRRCFGGWRPLLRSVGKIRNKDLRPWQPLGQVDILGYDLPANLSRRSLSSTSELCLKLIMPENTYARILMRSQSVRYHQKHQQTLQP
- the LOC144003088 gene encoding LOW QUALITY PROTEIN: adiponectin receptor protein 2-like (The sequence of the model RefSeq protein was modified relative to this genomic sequence to represent the inferred CDS: inserted 2 bases in 1 codon; substituted 1 base at 1 genomic stop codon); its protein translation is MIGYLPLRTTESGGEWSHEYNSDKLCLPKKETHLNTRGRASAGRRSGSGVSKLDEGEESGPGGPAFVLRHRTSGHAEQTVESAPALPGTARKKGRAAITSGSSNGHLSTAQCPSHNGSLPTRGEERRKKERDARGAREEEVREERNSDEGFMAMTPLLQAHHAMEKMEEFVHKVWEGRWRVIPHDVLPDWLKDNDFLLHGHRPPMPSFRACFRSIFRIHTETGNIWTHLLGCLFFLCLGLMYMFRPNMSFVAPVQEKVAIGMFFLGAILCLSFSWLFHTVYCHSEGVSRVFSKLDYSGIAFLIMGSFVPWLYYSFYCSPQPCFIYLLVVCVLGLAAITVSQCDFFATPQYRGVRAGXRAHVSPSFSLLAACTRLTVCLSGSXGVFVGLGLSGVVPTLHFVISEGLIRATTIGQMGWLFLMATLYITGACLYAARIPERFFPGKCDIWFHSHQLFHILVVAGAFVHFHGVSNLQEFRYTAGAGCTDDRML